In Anaerolineales bacterium, one DNA window encodes the following:
- a CDS encoding lysophospholipid acyltransferase family protein, which translates to MSASVRFFARRILPLFADIEVHGDVSKLPKGGYMLASNHLGRLDSLVVYYVIDNDDLIHPLTDKYKKHFLARIIARWLRVTWLTRGQADMNAMREFIARLKNGGVMVIAPEGTRSKTARLLKAEPGAIYIASTAKVGIIPVALTGTEDADVVARLKKFQKLKITITAGDELYHPPDIKSVKGAKRDALLQSAMDEVMCRIAAMLPEKYRGYYGDFPRTKELLQKS; encoded by the coding sequence ATGAGCGCATCGGTCCGCTTTTTTGCGCGAAGAATCCTGCCGCTCTTCGCAGATATCGAAGTGCACGGCGATGTCAGTAAACTGCCCAAAGGCGGATACATGCTGGCATCGAATCATCTCGGCCGCCTGGATTCGCTGGTGGTGTATTACGTCATTGATAACGATGATCTCATCCATCCTCTGACTGACAAGTATAAAAAACATTTCCTTGCGCGGATCATCGCCCGCTGGCTGCGGGTGACGTGGCTGACACGCGGGCAGGCCGATATGAATGCCATGCGTGAGTTCATTGCGCGTTTGAAGAATGGCGGCGTGATGGTCATTGCACCCGAAGGCACACGCTCGAAAACAGCGCGCCTGCTTAAGGCGGAGCCCGGTGCGATTTACATTGCAAGTACGGCAAAGGTGGGCATCATTCCCGTCGCGTTGACCGGCACGGAGGATGCCGATGTGGTCGCACGTTTGAAGAAATTTCAGAAATTAAAGATCACCATCACGGCCGGGGATGAACTGTACCACCCGCCCGACATTAAATCCGTCAAAGGCGCGAAACGGGATGCACTGTTGCAGTCTGCGATGGATGAGGTGATGTGCCGTATAGCGGCGATGCTGCCGGAGAAATATCGCGGATACTATGGGGACTTTCCACGAACAAAGGAATTGCTTCAAAAAAGCTGA
- a CDS encoding lysophospholipid acyltransferase family protein, which yields MKKFLRWLIHAVLKLITKIEVSGYENLPEKGGFVIATNHLGFLDAPMAYYGLDNWNLFIPVAEKWQENPLLKWLGKHLNFIFVDRFNADLKSMREMIKRMEQGQTLVIAPEGTRARDEKMAQGKPGVAYLASKMGWQIVPVAISGTEDRIFKGNLKRLRRTHIKLTAGKTFILPPFPKENRDEALQQYTDEIMCRIAAMLPEHNRGFYAGHPRLKEILAEKA from the coding sequence ATGAAAAAATTCCTGCGCTGGCTCATCCATGCGGTTCTAAAGTTGATCACAAAAATAGAGGTAAGCGGTTATGAAAACCTGCCCGAAAAAGGCGGGTTTGTTATTGCCACGAACCACCTCGGTTTTCTGGATGCGCCGATGGCGTATTACGGATTGGATAACTGGAACCTGTTCATCCCTGTTGCTGAGAAGTGGCAGGAGAATCCGCTGCTCAAGTGGCTGGGAAAACACCTCAACTTCATTTTCGTTGACCGCTTCAATGCAGACTTGAAATCCATGCGCGAGATGATAAAACGCATGGAGCAGGGTCAGACCCTTGTGATTGCACCCGAGGGTACGCGTGCCCGCGATGAAAAAATGGCGCAGGGCAAACCCGGCGTGGCCTATCTGGCATCCAAAATGGGCTGGCAGATCGTGCCTGTGGCGATCTCCGGCACTGAAGACCGCATTTTCAAGGGAAATCTCAAGCGCCTTAGACGCACTCATATCAAATTGACCGCCGGGAAAACGTTCATCCTTCCGCCTTTTCCAAAGGAAAACCGCGACGAAGCTTTACAGCAATACACAGACGAGATCATGTGCCGTATTGCGGCGATGCTGCCTGAACACAATCGCGGATTTTACGCCGGGCATCCGCGCTTGAAGGAAATCCTTGCAGAGAAAGCATGA
- a CDS encoding PilZ domain-containing protein, giving the protein MANERRKLSRKNFSYYMRVLNEVTGTLVGQLSDISTGGFKVESSQPIPLGTNFKLRIDHTGEISNKSHLTFTARARWCQVDPYDPTIYNVGFQLINMTPADYDIFVKMFNTYGMQRQPHHKSNTDYLWGK; this is encoded by the coding sequence ATGGCAAACGAGCGGCGAAAACTGTCACGGAAGAATTTTTCCTATTACATGCGGGTGCTCAATGAAGTAACCGGTACACTGGTCGGGCAGCTTTCGGATATCAGCACGGGTGGGTTTAAGGTGGAGAGCAGTCAGCCTATCCCGCTGGGTACCAATTTTAAACTCCGCATTGATCATACAGGCGAAATATCGAATAAAAGCCACCTGACCTTCACTGCCCGCGCAAGGTGGTGCCAGGTCGATCCGTATGACCCAACCATCTATAATGTTGGTTTTCAATTGATCAACATGACTCCCGCCGATTATGATATTTTCGTCAAAATGTTCAACACCTATGGGATGCAGAGACAACCGCATCATAAAAGCAACACCGATTACTTGTGGGGAAAATGA
- a CDS encoding thiolase domain-containing protein translates to MRQVAILGIGQTKVDEHWNQSLREIGGQAAFAALQDAGLEKVDALFVGNMLSSMVSGQNQLGTFFADWIGLWKQEAVKIEAACGSGAAAFRSALMAVASGDVESALVVGVEKMTDKPGRDVTAALATAADADYEVEQGISFVGINALVMRRYLHEFGWKHEDFAPFSINAHANAMHNPFARLHEKITVETFERSSMVATPINLLDASPTGDGAAAAIIVPAEKVARRPKIVVAASAAATDTIGVHSRRDPLFLQAAYLSSKHAYDMAGVTPEAIDFFELHDAFSIMAVLSLEASGFVERGKGVRLGLDNEISPQGRVPVCTRGGLKARGHPVGATGMYQIVEVVQQLRGECGETQVDDAKIGMAQNIGGSGATILTHILRKWD, encoded by the coding sequence ATGCGACAGGTTGCCATTCTTGGAATTGGCCAGACAAAGGTGGATGAGCATTGGAATCAGTCCCTGCGCGAGATCGGCGGGCAGGCCGCCTTTGCCGCCCTGCAGGATGCGGGCCTGGAGAAGGTGGATGCGCTCTTTGTCGGCAACATGCTTTCCTCCATGGTCAGCGGGCAGAATCAGCTGGGGACCTTTTTTGCCGATTGGATCGGGCTGTGGAAACAGGAGGCGGTTAAGATCGAAGCGGCATGTGGATCCGGAGCCGCCGCGTTTCGTTCCGCGCTGATGGCGGTTGCTTCCGGCGACGTAGAGTCAGCGCTGGTAGTGGGTGTCGAAAAGATGACGGACAAGCCGGGGCGCGATGTCACCGCCGCACTGGCCACCGCCGCCGACGCGGATTACGAGGTGGAGCAGGGGATTTCGTTCGTGGGAATCAATGCGCTGGTCATGCGCAGATACCTGCATGAGTTCGGCTGGAAACACGAGGACTTCGCGCCGTTTTCGATCAATGCCCATGCCAACGCCATGCATAATCCGTTTGCGCGTCTGCATGAAAAGATCACGGTCGAAACGTTCGAGCGATCTTCGATGGTGGCAACCCCGATCAACCTGCTGGATGCATCCCCGACAGGCGACGGCGCGGCGGCGGCCATCATCGTCCCTGCCGAGAAAGTGGCGCGCAGGCCGAAAATCGTCGTTGCGGCTTCGGCGGCTGCGACGGATACGATCGGCGTCCACTCCCGCAGGGATCCGCTCTTTTTGCAGGCGGCATATTTATCCTCCAAACACGCGTATGACATGGCGGGGGTTACTCCCGAAGCGATCGACTTTTTTGAGTTGCATGATGCCTTCTCGATCATGGCGGTGCTTTCCCTGGAGGCAAGCGGATTTGTGGAAAGAGGCAAAGGCGTACGGCTTGGTCTCGATAACGAGATCAGCCCGCAGGGCAGAGTGCCCGTCTGTACAAGGGGCGGATTAAAAGCCCGCGGCCACCCGGTCGGTGCGACGGGCATGTATCAGATCGTGGAGGTCGTCCAGCAGCTGCGGGGGGAGTGCGGGGAAACGCAGGTGGATGATGCAAAGATCGGCATGGCACAAAATATTGGCGGCTCGGGTGCAACGATCCTGACCCATATTTTGAGAAAATGGGATTGA